One window from the genome of bacterium encodes:
- a CDS encoding SDR family oxidoreductase, with the protein TNVDACETQRELAYRLNAEVPARLAKIAGKLNARMIQVSTDYIFDGEAGPYPEDAHPTPIGYYGKSKLAGDNEVLAASPNNVVARTSVLFGYEPNAAPDFVSWLLLKLWSNEPVNIVTDQYSTPTLTNSLATGLRQIIDANQSGVFHLVGAEYLNRYEFAVRIAELAGLPSGFITPVDGSTFTQTAPRPKQGGLTTKRTELAIGFQPLSIAEAMHVYLRQEQEQK; encoded by the coding sequence ACCAACGTCGACGCCTGCGAGACCCAACGGGAATTGGCGTATCGACTCAATGCGGAAGTCCCGGCTCGGTTGGCGAAAATTGCTGGAAAACTGAATGCCCGGATGATACAGGTGTCCACCGATTACATCTTCGATGGGGAAGCGGGGCCCTACCCGGAAGATGCACACCCCACGCCCATCGGCTATTACGGAAAATCGAAATTGGCTGGTGACAATGAAGTATTGGCAGCTTCTCCGAACAACGTAGTCGCACGGACTTCGGTACTCTTTGGCTACGAACCGAATGCCGCGCCAGATTTTGTGAGTTGGTTGTTACTCAAACTCTGGTCAAACGAACCGGTGAATATCGTTACCGATCAATATTCGACTCCGACTTTAACGAATAGTCTGGCGACCGGTCTCAGGCAAATCATCGATGCAAATCAATCGGGAGTCTTTCATCTCGTAGGCGCGGAATATCTGAATCGCTATGAATTTGCGGTGCGAATCGCGGAACTTGCCGGGCTGCCCAGCGGTTTCATTACTCCGGTCGATGGTTCTACTTTTACCCAAACTGCCCCGCGCCCGAAGCAAGGTGGTTTGACGACCAAACGGACCGAATTGGCTATCGGCTTCCAACCATTATCGATTGCCGAGGCAATG